Proteins from a genomic interval of Tenacibaculum sp. SZ-18:
- a CDS encoding T9SS response regulator signal transducer PorX, translated as MRKIDILWVDDEIDLLKPHILFLEKKNYNIETCTNGADAVDLVGEESFDIVFLDENMPGISGLETLSQIKQLQPNLPVVMITKSEEEYIMEEAIGSKIADYLIKPVNPNQILLSLKKNLDHSRLVSEKTTHNYQQEFRKIAMDLAMVNSYEEWIDLYKRLVHWELELEGINDSGMLEILESQKSEANSQFFKFIKKNYQDWLTGNDKPTMSHTLFKDYVAPNIDKENGTLWVVIDNLRYDQFRVIEPYINEFYKKENEYSFYSILPTATQYARNAIFSGLMPSEMEKRYPNFWKNDTDEGGKNLFEAEFLEEQIKRLNLNLKHEYYKITSLKNGKDLEENYNGTKQNDLTVVVYNFVDMLSHAKTEMEVIKELVGDDKAYRSLTVSWFKNSPLLSIIQKAKELGQKLIITTDHGTINCSNPTKVIGDKNISANLRYKTGRSLTFEEKDVYSVKNPKDIFLPSVTINSPFIFAKEDLFFAYPNNYNHFVKYYKNTYQHGGISLEEIIIPCVVYNTK; from the coding sequence ATGAGAAAAATAGACATACTTTGGGTTGATGATGAAATTGATTTATTAAAACCGCATATCCTTTTCCTTGAGAAGAAAAATTATAATATAGAAACTTGTACAAATGGAGCTGATGCTGTTGATTTGGTTGGTGAAGAAAGTTTCGATATTGTATTTTTAGATGAAAATATGCCTGGAATTTCTGGACTGGAAACACTTAGTCAGATAAAACAGCTACAACCAAATCTTCCGGTTGTTATGATTACTAAAAGTGAAGAAGAGTATATTATGGAAGAAGCAATTGGTTCTAAAATTGCCGATTATCTTATAAAACCTGTAAATCCAAATCAGATATTATTGAGTTTAAAAAAGAACTTAGACCATTCCCGATTAGTATCTGAAAAGACGACTCATAATTATCAACAAGAATTTAGAAAAATAGCTATGGACCTAGCTATGGTAAATTCATATGAAGAATGGATTGATTTATACAAAAGACTAGTTCATTGGGAGCTAGAGCTTGAAGGTATTAATGATTCAGGAATGTTAGAAATTCTAGAAAGTCAAAAATCAGAGGCCAACTCTCAATTTTTTAAATTCATAAAGAAAAATTATCAAGATTGGTTAACTGGCAATGATAAACCAACCATGTCTCACACTTTATTTAAGGATTATGTTGCGCCGAATATCGATAAAGAAAACGGAACATTATGGGTGGTTATTGATAATTTACGATACGACCAATTTAGAGTAATAGAACCGTATATCAATGAGTTTTATAAGAAGGAAAATGAATATTCTTTTTACAGTATTCTTCCTACGGCAACTCAATATGCAAGAAATGCAATATTTTCTGGTTTGATGCCTTCTGAAATGGAGAAACGTTATCCAAATTTTTGGAAGAATGACACTGATGAAGGAGGTAAAAACTTATTCGAAGCAGAATTCCTAGAAGAACAAATTAAGCGATTAAACCTAAATCTTAAACATGAATATTATAAGATAACTTCTTTAAAAAATGGAAAAGATTTAGAAGAAAATTATAACGGAACTAAACAAAACGATTTGACTGTTGTAGTTTATAACTTCGTGGATATGCTTTCTCATGCTAAGACGGAAATGGAAGTAATTAAAGAATTAGTTGGTGATGATAAAGCCTACAGATCACTAACTGTAAGTTGGTTTAAAAACTCACCTTTGCTTTCTATCATTCAAAAAGCAAAAGAATTAGGACAAAAACTTATTATTACCACGGATCACGGAACAATTAATTGTAGTAATCCAACAAAAGTTATTGGTGATAAAAATATTAGTGCTAACCTACGATACAAAACTGGAAGAAGTTTAACGTTCGAGGAGAAAGATGTTTATTCGGTAAAAAATCCAAAGGATATTTTTTTACCGAGTGTAACTATAAATAGTCCTTTTATTTTTGCCAAAGAAGATTTATTTTTCGCATATCCAAACAATTACAATCACTTTGTTAAATATTACAAAAACACTTATCAACACGGAGGTATA